Proteins encoded by one window of Vigna radiata var. radiata cultivar VC1973A chromosome 5, Vradiata_ver6, whole genome shotgun sequence:
- the LOC106761482 gene encoding uncharacterized protein LOC106761482, with protein MANKNEEQQQSTTRSSIMEWKHMHPLHQIAETPTHKLLLKQWLKEEELINTRIALKETQIDSTRKEITTLYIFFFLFHSTTLMLLFNSSQSSPSSSCHRSWFPSLCSLLFSLGVMWALRYKSAVEAHMERMLVREKEDKGLLGKCVEELKKKGLEFDLMKEVDALRRAKSLRVETKDVRKWSSRDFVFLFFFSMACFSLVLTRVILCS; from the coding sequence ATGGCTAACAAAAACGAAGAACAGCAGCAGAGCACAACGAGATCATCGATCATGGAGTGGAAGCACATGCACCCACTTCACCAAATCGCTGAAACACCCACGCACAAGCTCCTCCTGAAGCAGTGGCTGAAAGAAGAGGAACTCATCAATACCCGCATAGCGCTGAAGGAGACTCAAATAGATTCTACGCGCAAAGAGATCACCACACTCtacatcttcttcttcctcttccactCCACCACTCTCATGCTCCTCTTCAACTCTTCACAATCATCACCGTCTTCTTCCTGTCACAGGTCATGGTTCCCTTCACTTTGCTCTCTGCTATTCTCGCTCGGAGTGATGTGGGCCCTGCGCTACAAAAGCGCTGTGGAGGCTCACATGGAGAGGATGCTGGTGCGGGAGAAGGAGGACAAAGGGTTACTGGGTAAGTGCGTGGaggagttgaagaagaaaggGTTGGAGTTTGATTTGATGAAGGAAGTGGATGCTTTGAGGAGAGCCAAGAGTTTGAGAGTGGAGACCAAAGATGTTAGGAAATGGTCTTCAAGGgactttgttttcttgtttttcttctccATGGCTTGCTTCTCTCTTGTTCTCACAAGGGTCATCTTATGCAGTTAG
- the LOC106760359 gene encoding mucin-1 — protein MAKTPFLFLFTTLLVTSSLAEAPSGSPAATPTASPPQASAPKASPSTARKASPPKASAPTASSPSPSTTATNASSPTATNASPPTATNASSPTATNASSPTASKSTSPASAPTATPPKASTSPESSPPSPSTSASTSTESPTESPTESPPSPDAADSPDSAVASSPAVSSDGPAGGPSADSPVSVASHRRVSPAGFVAVVLFGAVVGLMV, from the coding sequence ATGGCAAAAACacccttcctcttcctcttcaccACGCTACTCGTTACCTCCTCTCTCGCCGAAGCTCCCTCCGGTTCCCCCGCCGCCACTCCCACCGCTTCGCCGCCACAAGCCTCAGCTCCCAAAGCTTCTCCATCCACCGCCCGCAAAGCTTCTCCTCCCAAAGCCTCTGCACCCACCGCCTCTTCCCCCAGCCCTTCCACCACCGCCACCAACGCCTCTTCTCCCACCGCCACCAACGCCTCTCCTCCCACCGCCACCAACGCCTCTTCTCCCACCGCCACCAACGCCTCTTCTCCCACCGCCAGCAAGTCCACTTCTCCCGCCTCTGCCCCCACCGCCACCCCACCGAAGGCCTCCACTTCTCCGGAGTCTTCTCCACCGTCTCCTTCCACCTCCGCCTCCACCTCCACCGAATCCCCAACCGAATCCCCAACAGAATCTCCCCCTTCTCCCGACGCCGCCGATTCCCCCGATTCCGCCGTTGCGTCCAGTCCCGCCGTCTCCAGCGATGGACCCGCGGGCGGTCCCTCTGCAGATTCTCCCGTCAGCGTGGCTTCCCACCGCAGAGTCTCGCCCGCCGGATTTGTGGCCGTGGTGTTGTTCGGCGCCGTGGTCGGGTTGATGGTGTAG
- the LOC106761165 gene encoding blue copper protein, whose amino-acid sequence MPSSTALLFGSLIAITMLLPTLATVHTVGDSSGWAIGADYSSWTGDKTFAVGDTLVFNYGAGHTVDEVKESDYKSCSAGNSISTDSSGATTIALKTAGTHYFICSVPGHCSGGMKLAVTVKAGKDTTPSTGKAPPSSDGTATTTTAARSNSASTTGVFSVVAMLIVSWISFFGLRMA is encoded by the exons ATGCCTTCCTCTACTGCTTTGCTTTTCGGCTCGCTCATAGCAATCACCATGCTTCTGCCAACCCTCGCAACCGTCCACACCGTCGGAGATTCTTCAGGTTGGGCAATTGGTGCTGATTATAGTTCATGGACGGGTGACAAAACCTTCGCAGTGGGTGATACTCTTG TGTTCAACTATGGAGCTGGGCACACAGTGGATGAAGTTAAAGAGAGTGACTACAAATCATGCAGCGCAGGGAATTCAATTAGTACAGACAGTAGTGGCGCAACCACCATTGCCCTCAAGACTGCAGGCACTCATTACTTCATATGTTCTGTTCCCGGACATTGTTCTGGCGGCATGAAACTTGCCGTCACTGTTAAAGCAGGAAAAGACACTACTCCTTCAACTGGGAAGGCTCCACCTTCTTCTGATGGCACAGCCACCACAACCACTGCTGCTAGATCAAACTCGGCTTCAACAACTGGTGTGTTTTCAGTTGTTGCCATGTTGATTGTTTCATGGATCTCTTTCTTTGGCTTGCGCATGGCGTGA